Genomic DNA from Triticum dicoccoides isolate Atlit2015 ecotype Zavitan chromosome 4B, WEW_v2.0, whole genome shotgun sequence:
ACATCTGTGAATGTCATGTCTTCACGGAAAATTGGACGTAGATGGAAAGCTATGCAATGTTTGTTATAAGAAAAAATTAGGTATGTTTTGATTTTCATTCTATTCTTCAATTTTACATCCATGTGCATGTGAGCTTGGTACTCGAAGCACACTTCAATTTTACTGGGCACTATAATGTGTTCGTACTTGTTCCTGGTTGTAAATTTGTTTTTGGTTGTCGTGTATTTTGATCACGGAAATGAAAAGAGCCTGTTCGGAACCTCTCCAATCTAAAAAAATCCACTCTGTGCTGTAGAGGAAATGAGCAGCTCGGTTTAATCCATTCCCTGAAAATGTGTTGCCGCTCCCTTCACTCCGGGAACCGCAGTTGTGGAGCGGAGAGGATCCGAACAGGTCCTAAGTGTGAAAACAAAGAAAATTTGCACGGCATCTGTCGCTGCCGTTAGGGCATGGGCCACCCAATGCAGCGCAACTGCTGCAGCAGAGCTTCAATACTTCGTGGTATGCCGTTTTCCCCCCTTTGCAAGCATGTCCATAGTTCTCCTTTTACGGGAATAAGATAATATTTCATCAAATGACAGATCACTTACAatcaaagatgagatgaaatcaggaGCAGAGTTGTTCCAAAAGGACGAAGATTTAGATGTATAACACTCCTCCGCCAAACAATTTGCAACTTCATTTGCTTCCTTTTTGCAGCAGCAGAATTTAACCATGTCAAAGCCTTTGAAATATGGAAACACTCAATGATTGCGGCGACATTGGGGCCATAATAGTTCTCAGTCTGTAGCATCAATGACCAGGAAAGAATTGGATTTCGCCATCAGTTTGTTACATCCCAGCTGCTTTGCCAAAAGAAGACCATTATGAAGAGCAAGCGTTTCAGCGGCTTCCGCATCTGGTACGTGTGGTATGAACCACGTTGTTGCGGTAATGAAGTGACCCCCTTCTCACCTCGAGGGCgtgaacctgggtaaattgttcTCTCGTGTGTACCCGATCTGATCCTCTATGCATGCCGAGTAATTGCCGATTATAATTGAGACTATTCAATCATAGTTAGTTTCACCTATAAATAATAAAGTGTCAAGAGGGTGATTATCCAATAAATAAAATACATGCCATCAGGATGGCAACTTTTTTTTCATTCGCAAAAAACAAAGGAAAGCTAAAGAAATCCCCTGTAAAAAAAAACTAAAGAAATAACTGAAGACCTGACGAGTCAGACAGCGATCCAACCGGTCCGGGTCCAACCCGGTCGCCTCAACAAGTAAAAAGTCCAAAACAAGCCCTGAATTTGTAGGCGAAAGCTAAATCGAACCCTGAACTCCAAATAGGGATCGTTTCAGGTTGAACCCGGGATGGTCGCCAGACTGGGCCGGCCCATAAGGCAGGGGCGAagcttgttttttttttttttgcagcaaTTTTTCCGAACCGCGCTACTTGAAAACGTTGGAAAAAAAGGGCTCTGAGAATCGAACTTGCGACCTCACGCTCGTCAAGTCTTCCTACTAGCCACTTTAACTGTTGGCTATCTGTGACATAAGTGAAGCGCGAAAATATTTAAACACACGTAGCGTGGAGGTTTAAAaacattttttgtaattttttgaAACATTTTCTTGAAAATTGCCAACAATTTTGAAATCCGAATATTCTAataaccaattttttttaaaaaaaaaatcaacattttttaaaaaattgaacAATTTTTTGGAGTTACGAACAGTTTTTGAAAAACGTACATTTTTTAAAAACCTCAACCATTTTTAACGCCCCGAACATTCTTTAAAGTGCAAACATTTTTTGGCTTGTTCAAAACACGAACAATTTTGAAACCTGAACAAAATTTAAATTTTGAACAAATTCTCCCATTTTAAAGTTTTTTAGAAAGTGTTCACATCCTAAAATATTGTTCAGGTTTCCAAATTTGTTCCCATTTTTTCAAAATATGTTtatctttaaaaaatgttcatgttttcaaaaattgttttcaCTTTAAAAtttagttcaggtttcaaaaaaaaTTAGTGATTTGAAAATTTCGTTCACGTTTAAAAATGGTTCATGTAGAAAAAATATTCAGGGATTTAAAAAAGGTTCACGTTTGAGAATTTGTCTGTGTTTTTTAAAATCGTAATTCCAAAAGTTGTTAAAAAAATTGCAAAACATGTTTGGAACTGGAAAAACTGTTTGTTGCTTTTAAGAATATCCGAAATTCAAAACTGTTGATTATTTTCAAGAAAATGTTTTCGAACCTCGATGCTAAGTAGTCTTGTTAAATACGTCCGCGCTTCACGTTTGTTACCAGAAGTTACCTGGTGGAGTGGCTACACGAGGAGTTCAGCAGCACAAGATCTTTAGTTCGATTCCCCCTAAGTAtttggtgggccggcccagtcgccgACGATCCCGGTTAATCCCTTCGTAAACGCGCTCAAGGTTTAATATATACCGGGATTACATAGTTCgatgtgctgatttcagggatttgaagttcagggtttgatttagctttcatCTATAAATTCaaggtttgttttggactttttcccCTCAACAACCCCGATGCTATGCCACCACCGGCGCCGGACCGGAAGACGCGACCACCCATGGAGCAACCCGAGTCCGGAGACGGCGCTCCGCAGCAGCGCCACAAGAAATCCTCCGCCGCCAAGAAGGCGAAGAAGGGCGGCGCCACCGGCGGGGCATGGCCGGCGGTAAAGCCCAAGAAGGACCTCCAGGTCAATCGCCTCAAGGGCACCCAGCTCCTCACCGTaagccaatcaaatccgccccttccCCTTTGAATCTGACGCGATTAGCATAGGGACCTTGTCACACGCCCGCATCTAGGCATCAGGTAGCTCGATCTGATTCCGCTAGGAGGGGAAGGGGGTCACCATCTAGGGCTGACGATGTTGCTGAGCATCTAGGGGAGACTCAGCCTGCACCAATTTTTTTGCCACGTCACCCGTGGAAAAATATTTCCTAGCGAGTATGAAGGGGAGGATGTTTTTGTGATGATGTGCTGTTTGATCGAACTGAACGAATGGTAAGAAATTCCTGAATTGATATGATAGTTTGTAGAATTTATCTCTACTTGATTGTGTTGCTCATGGACAACCGCCACACTTGACACAGGTCCCTGACTTCCTCACCTCGGCGGAGGCGAAGGCTTTCGTCGATGTTGCTGAATCCATGGGCTTCACGCACCAGGGCAGCCTTGGGCCACTCAAGGGGGAGGCTTACAGAGATAACGACCGGATATCTGTCACGGACCCCTTGCTCGCTCAAACGCTCTGGGATTCAGGGATAAACAGGGTATTCGTCGACATCAACATCTCCGGCAAAGCAGCGACCGGCTTGAACCCAAATATCAGGCTTTACAGGTATATATACCGATTTATAACTTCAGATCTGTGGGTGTTAGTATCGTGCTGTTGGGCAGGTTCGGTCACTGatgttgttgcttgtaggtacgttGAAGGCCAGCGCTTCGGCAGGCATATCGATGAGAGCGTCAGCCTTGGGGACGGTTCGAGGACACAGTATACATTGCTGGTGTACCTTTCTGGAAAGGGGAGCGCAAAGGATTCGCAGGCCCTTGTTGGAGGGGAGACTGTCTTTTATGATCACCGAGGCGGAATTGTTGCCGAGGTACTTCCTGATTCCAAAACCCATCTGTTTGATATAATTTTTTTTGCCTCGTTGCTTTGTCAGCCAGTTCATCTGCTGTGGAAAACCAGTGCTAGTAGTAAAGGTCGGATATCGATATGCATTATGTCATTGGTTTTGTTTGTCACACATATTAGACTTGCTCATCTGGTGGCTAAGATTGATATTGATGTGTGCCCATATGAGCATCTATTCGATCTAGCTATAGAGG
This window encodes:
- the LOC119292086 gene encoding uncharacterized protein LOC119292086, with product MPPPAPDRKTRPPMEQPESGDGAPQQRHKKSSAAKKAKKGGATGGAWPAVKPKKDLQVNRLKGTQLLTVPDFLTSAEAKAFVDVAESMGFTHQGSLGPLKGEAYRDNDRISVTDPLLAQTLWDSGINRVFVDINISGKAATGLNPNIRLYRYVEGQRFGRHIDESVSLGDGSRTQYTLLVYLSGKGSAKDSQALVGGETVFYDHRGGIVAEVAPVQGMALLHLHGARCMLHEARVVKKNVKYVLRSDVVFA